One region of Thunnus albacares chromosome 8, fThuAlb1.1, whole genome shotgun sequence genomic DNA includes:
- the LOC122987431 gene encoding butyrophilin-like protein 8, translating to MFTTKTDSSSTVLIINCQLLTDVKPLVLYHLYRGVEVSEFQDGQFAGRVQCDKDALREGRIRLHVSRLRTDDSGLYVCKVRTDSGWNRGKGRLNVTAARDWPEPERPNTASRERIGLYCVLGLTAAAISVLAV from the exons atgtttacaaccaaaACTGACAGTTCCTCCACCGTACTTATAATTAATTGTCAACTGTTAACTGATGTTAAACCCTTGGTCCTGTATCATCTATATAGGGGTGTTGAGGTCTCAGAGTTTCAGGATGGACAGTTTGCAGGAcgagttcagtgtgacaaagacgccctcagagaaggacgaatcagacttcatgtgtccagACTCAGGACTGATGACTCGGGTCTGTACGTGTGTAAAGTGAGAACAGATTCTGgttggaacagaggaaaaggccgactcaatgtcactg CAGCGAGGGATTGGCCTGAACCTGAGAGACCAAACACAGCGAGTCGGGAAAGGATCGGCCTCTACTGTGTACtgggactgacagcagcagctatatCTGTACTGGCTGTTTAG